A window of the Flavobacterium sangjuense genome harbors these coding sequences:
- a CDS encoding DUF721 domain-containing protein, whose protein sequence is MAKRTSNEGSIGDVLKQFIEQNRLQVGMDKIDVEDAWKSLMGNGVNSYTKEVVLKGTTLYVSLTSAVLREELSYGKQKIVKMINEELGKEVIKDVILR, encoded by the coding sequence ATGGCAAAACGCACAAGCAACGAAGGTTCTATTGGAGATGTTTTAAAACAGTTTATTGAACAAAATAGACTCCAAGTCGGCATGGATAAAATTGACGTGGAAGACGCCTGGAAATCACTAATGGGAAATGGTGTTAACAGTTATACTAAAGAGGTAGTCTTAAAAGGAACAACACTTTATGTTTCGTTGACTTCTGCGGTGTTGCGCGAGGAATTGAGTTATGGCAAACAGAAGATTGTCAAAATGATAAACGAAGAACTTGGTAAAGAAGTTATTAAAGATGTGATCTTGCGTTAA
- a CDS encoding DUF4268 domain-containing protein — translation MYSKEETLLIKKEFWTAFAAAYPRKWLLYDTKIKDVTFKFYIDNKKAQVLLDIEPKDEEKRKIYFEKIESLKTILLEDYLPEAILERNFYLESGKIISRIWVEKLGVSLNNKNNWEAIFDFFNETMTQFEYFYFEHEDYIKDLEINT, via the coding sequence ATGTATAGCAAAGAAGAAACATTACTCATAAAAAAGGAATTTTGGACCGCATTTGCTGCTGCTTATCCCAGAAAATGGCTACTCTATGACACCAAAATAAAGGATGTCACATTCAAGTTTTACATCGATAATAAAAAGGCGCAAGTGCTTCTGGATATTGAACCCAAAGACGAAGAAAAGCGTAAAATATACTTTGAAAAGATTGAATCATTAAAGACAATTTTACTTGAAGATTATCTTCCTGAAGCTATTTTGGAGCGTAATTTTTATCTAGAAAGCGGCAAAATTATCAGCCGGATTTGGGTAGAAAAATTAGGCGTGAGTTTGAATAATAAAAATAATTGGGAAGCCATTTTTGACTTTTTCAACGAGACAATGACACAGTTTGAGTATTTTTATTTTGAACACGAAGATTATATTAAAGATTTAGAAATCAATACTTAA
- a CDS encoding NUDIX hydrolase → MRFDEFLKYAPKVLNVELPATHAHVKMVPPNREELLRNTDFTRITPKKAAVMMLFYPKEEQTHLALILRTSYNGVHSSQIAFPGGKVEVEDFDLKQTALRETHEEIGVHPTDINVVRAFTEVYIPPSNFMVYPFFGYSHEELSFELQEDEVAGIVELPLKDFLDDKIVVTSTMKTSYAGSIEVPGFQVEQHFVWGATAMMLSELKETLKLVL, encoded by the coding sequence ATGCGTTTCGACGAGTTCTTAAAATATGCACCAAAAGTACTAAATGTCGAGCTTCCGGCAACGCATGCGCATGTAAAAATGGTTCCTCCAAACCGTGAAGAATTGCTGCGAAACACCGATTTTACCAGAATAACACCAAAAAAAGCAGCAGTTATGATGCTTTTTTATCCCAAAGAAGAGCAAACGCATTTGGCATTAATTCTTCGGACTTCCTATAATGGTGTCCATTCTTCACAAATTGCATTTCCTGGTGGGAAAGTTGAAGTGGAAGATTTTGATTTAAAACAGACAGCCTTACGCGAAACTCATGAAGAGATTGGTGTGCATCCAACAGATATAAATGTCGTACGGGCTTTTACCGAAGTCTATATTCCGCCGAGTAATTTTATGGTTTATCCTTTTTTTGGTTACAGCCATGAAGAGTTATCCTTTGAATTACAGGAAGATGAAGTAGCCGGAATTGTAGAATTACCGCTAAAAGATTTTTTAGATGATAAAATTGTTGTTACAAGCACTATGAAAACATCCTATGCAGGAAGCATTGAAGTACCCGGATTTCAGGTTGAGCAGCACTTTGTTTGGGGTGCAACAGCCATGATGTTGAGTGAATTAAAAGAAACATTAAAATTGGTTTTATAA
- a CDS encoding lysophospholipid acyltransferase family protein — protein MGLFKRNPFGHILFIKKWLIRIFGVITHRRYRGFNELQIDGSEIIAALPDKNVLFISNHQTYFADVVAMFHVFNASLSGRQDSIKNVGYLWQPKMNIYYVAASETMKSGLLPRILSYVGSISVERTWRAGGKDVTEKREVNPNDTENIRIALEDGWVITFPQGTTKSFKPVRKGTAHIIKQYKPVVVPIVIDGFRRSFDKKGLRMKKKNILQSFIIKEPLVIDYENETIEQIVEKIEYAIEQHPSFLKVIPAEEIEEQERLNKLREWHVEKKETDITS, from the coding sequence ATGGGTTTATTTAAAAGAAATCCTTTTGGTCATATACTCTTTATCAAAAAATGGTTAATCCGAATTTTCGGTGTCATCACGCACAGAAGATACAGAGGTTTCAACGAATTGCAAATTGACGGTTCCGAAATCATTGCTGCTTTACCCGATAAAAATGTACTGTTTATTTCCAATCACCAGACTTATTTTGCCGATGTTGTAGCGATGTTTCACGTTTTTAATGCTAGTCTTTCAGGAAGACAGGACAGTATTAAAAACGTTGGCTATTTGTGGCAGCCCAAGATGAATATCTATTACGTTGCTGCCAGTGAAACGATGAAATCTGGTTTATTGCCTCGTATTTTATCTTATGTTGGTTCGATTTCGGTAGAAAGAACATGGCGTGCAGGAGGAAAAGACGTAACCGAAAAACGCGAAGTAAATCCAAACGATACGGAGAACATCAGAATTGCACTCGAAGACGGTTGGGTAATTACGTTTCCGCAAGGCACAACCAAATCCTTTAAACCGGTTCGAAAAGGAACAGCACACATTATCAAACAATATAAACCTGTAGTGGTGCCAATCGTAATTGACGGTTTCCGTCGTTCATTTGACAAAAAGGGTTTGCGTATGAAAAAGAAAAACATCCTGCAATCATTCATTATCAAAGAACCTTTGGTTATTGATTATGAAAATGAAACCATTGAGCAAATCGTAGAAAAAATAGAATATGCCATCGAGCAGCATCCTTCGTTTTTAAAGGTAATTCCAGCCGAAGAAATTGAAGAGCAGGAACGTTTAAACAAACTTAGAGAATGGCATGTAGAAAAAAAAGAGACAGACATAACGAGCTAA
- a CDS encoding fibrobacter succinogenes major paralogous domain-containing protein — MKKILIFCLVSVLLVGCAADSETGGEVIIDPVFSVQTKSVASIGHESANVFGAISPSFVAATTEYGICYGFSPNPTIEGSFAVGEGINPLTGGFSCNLTSLAPLRNYYVRAYGTTSEGTVYGAQLNFSTLNRLYINGSAVVDADGNNYESIVINGKQWMKGNLNVSKYRNGDVIPEVTDMAEWDALTTGAWCYYENVTENGTTYGKLYNWYAINDPRGLAPTGWHIPSDAEWTSLTNFLGGTTKAGIKMRDLGETWSTSAVLATNQAGFSALPGGYGYLTHNYDPEDQPFNSMGDVAFWWSATASNPTTAYSLNVNLNNSVTRGSILKKTALSVRCVRN; from the coding sequence ATGAAAAAAATCCTAATTTTTTGTTTGGTTTCAGTCCTATTAGTTGGCTGTGCTGCCGATAGTGAAACTGGTGGTGAAGTAATTATTGATCCTGTTTTTAGTGTACAAACAAAATCGGTTGCGAGCATTGGTCACGAATCGGCTAATGTTTTTGGAGCTATTAGTCCATCATTTGTTGCTGCAACCACTGAATATGGTATATGTTATGGTTTTTCACCAAATCCTACTATTGAAGGTTCTTTTGCTGTTGGGGAAGGAATTAATCCGTTGACAGGAGGTTTTTCATGTAACTTAACGTCGCTTGCACCACTTAGAAATTATTATGTTAGAGCTTACGGAACAACGTCTGAAGGAACGGTTTATGGAGCTCAACTTAATTTTTCTACTTTAAACAGACTATATATTAATGGAAGTGCAGTTGTCGATGCTGATGGAAATAATTATGAAAGTATTGTTATCAATGGAAAACAATGGATGAAAGGAAATCTAAACGTTAGCAAATATAGAAATGGAGATGTTATTCCTGAAGTTACTGATATGGCAGAATGGGATGCTTTAACAACCGGAGCATGGTGTTATTATGAAAATGTTACTGAAAACGGAACTACTTATGGTAAGCTATACAATTGGTATGCTATTAATGATCCAAGAGGATTAGCGCCAACGGGATGGCATATACCAAGCGATGCCGAATGGACATCATTAACTAATTTCTTAGGAGGCACAACTAAAGCCGGAATCAAAATGAGAGACTTGGGAGAAACATGGTCAACTTCAGCTGTTTTGGCAACAAATCAAGCTGGGTTTAGTGCACTTCCGGGAGGATATGGTTATTTAACACACAACTATGACCCAGAAGATCAACCTTTCAATAGTATGGGCGATGTTGCTTTTTGGTGGAGCGCTACTGCATCAAATCCGACTACAGCTTATAGTTTAAATGTGAATCTGAACAATTCGGTGACCAGAGGTTCTATTCTAAAGAAAACAGCGCTTTCTGTTCGTTGTGTTAGAAATTAA